A genomic window from Neoarius graeffei isolate fNeoGra1 chromosome 5, fNeoGra1.pri, whole genome shotgun sequence includes:
- the LOC132887222 gene encoding uncharacterized protein LOC132887222 isoform X1: MASSTTTWLLLQWIEDPPQWDVIEVGKCGAELKLMALGKKLQSAVGNIYDVPWNGETAPAKVLDFGKDKAMEAKRTEQVKNYEAAMEVGRKNGKSLRCANKRMADELSESESTSSDANEKRKVKRKKVSDEEILISTSAIEDTDSSEENGCQGCKKLPKLKEKYKLAKEKINRLEAEIEHYKQVTDARSLVDNLKMLIRESKTKEVGQAESQNPNIGLRPITAPVTPTSATEKEGTKQLDVNDGLPATPGRVKETTKVDIGRGVLVEKTSLMALSSVKSGSTYARRLLKTIFTDAELVGKSLTGRKSNAFKDQDQKPALDPTKVEAVVDLACRKFGCPPATIKMSLANKLKEITKKAAN, from the exons ATGGCATCGTCTACCACAACATGGTTACTCTTACAATGGATTGAAGATCCACCACAATGGGATGTAATAGAAGTGGGAAAGTGTGGTGCCGAGTTAAAGTTAATGGCCCTTGGAAAGAAGCTTCAGTCAGCAGTCGGGAACATCTATGATGTGCCTTGGAATGGAGAGACAGCGCCAGCTAAAGTCTTGGATTTTG GTAAAGATAAGGCTATGGAAGCCAAGCGTACCGAACAAGTTAAGAATTACGAGGCTGCCATGGAAGTTGGTAGGAAGAATGGAAAAAGTTTGCGGTGTGCAAATAAAAGGATGGCTGATGAATTGTCAGAAAGTGAAAGCACTTCTTCA GATGCCAATGAGAAGAGAAAAGTCAAGAGAAAGAAGGTTAGTGATGAAGAAATCCTAATTTCAACATCAGCAATAGAAGACACTGACAGTTCTGAAGAAAACGGTTGCCAAGGCTGCAAAAAATTgccaaagcttaaagaaaaatacaagttggcaaaagaaaaaataaacagaTTAGAAGCTGAGATTGAGCACTACAAGCAAGTTACAG ATGCAAGATCTCTAGTAGACAACCTTAAAATGCTCATTAGGGAAAGTAAAACAAAAGAGGTTGGCCAAGCAGAGTCACAG AACCCAAATATAGGACTTAGGCCGATAACTGCACCGGTAACTCCTACCTCTGCAACTGAAAAAGAAGGAACGAAG CAATTAGATGTAAATGATGGCCTACCAGCCACCCCTGGCAGAGTCAAAGAAACCACAAAG GTTGACATTGGACGAGGTGTGCTGGTTGAGAAAACTAGCCTGATGGCTTTGTCATCAGTGAAGTCGGGTTCAACATATGCCAGAAGACTATTAAAGACCATTTTTACTGATGCAGAGCTTGTTGGGAAAAGTCTGACAGGCAGAAAATCAAATGCCTTTAAAGACCAGGATCAGAAGCCTGCCCTTGACCCAACTAAAGTGGAGGCAGTTGTTG ATCTTGCATGCCGTAAATTTGGATGCCCTCCAGCAACTATAAAGATGTCTCTTGCCAACAAGCTAAAGGAAATAACAAAAAAGGCAGCAAACTAG
- the LOC132887222 gene encoding uncharacterized protein LOC132887222 isoform X2 — MASSTTTWLLLQWIEDPPQWDVIEVGKCGAELKLMALGKKLQSAVGNIYDVPWNGETAPAKVLDFGKDKAMEAKRTEQVKNYEAAMEVGRKNGKSLRCANKRMADELSESESTSSDANEKRKVKRKKVSDEEILISTSAIEDTDSSEENGCQGCKKLPKLKEKYKLAKEKINRLEAEIEHYKQVTDARSLVDNLKMLIRESKTKEVGQAESQQLDVNDGLPATPGRVKETTKVDIGRGVLVEKTSLMALSSVKSGSTYARRLLKTIFTDAELVGKSLTGRKSNAFKDQDQKPALDPTKVEAVVDLACRKFGCPPATIKMSLANKLKEITKKAAN, encoded by the exons ATGGCATCGTCTACCACAACATGGTTACTCTTACAATGGATTGAAGATCCACCACAATGGGATGTAATAGAAGTGGGAAAGTGTGGTGCCGAGTTAAAGTTAATGGCCCTTGGAAAGAAGCTTCAGTCAGCAGTCGGGAACATCTATGATGTGCCTTGGAATGGAGAGACAGCGCCAGCTAAAGTCTTGGATTTTG GTAAAGATAAGGCTATGGAAGCCAAGCGTACCGAACAAGTTAAGAATTACGAGGCTGCCATGGAAGTTGGTAGGAAGAATGGAAAAAGTTTGCGGTGTGCAAATAAAAGGATGGCTGATGAATTGTCAGAAAGTGAAAGCACTTCTTCA GATGCCAATGAGAAGAGAAAAGTCAAGAGAAAGAAGGTTAGTGATGAAGAAATCCTAATTTCAACATCAGCAATAGAAGACACTGACAGTTCTGAAGAAAACGGTTGCCAAGGCTGCAAAAAATTgccaaagcttaaagaaaaatacaagttggcaaaagaaaaaataaacagaTTAGAAGCTGAGATTGAGCACTACAAGCAAGTTACAG ATGCAAGATCTCTAGTAGACAACCTTAAAATGCTCATTAGGGAAAGTAAAACAAAAGAGGTTGGCCAAGCAGAGTCACAG CAATTAGATGTAAATGATGGCCTACCAGCCACCCCTGGCAGAGTCAAAGAAACCACAAAG GTTGACATTGGACGAGGTGTGCTGGTTGAGAAAACTAGCCTGATGGCTTTGTCATCAGTGAAGTCGGGTTCAACATATGCCAGAAGACTATTAAAGACCATTTTTACTGATGCAGAGCTTGTTGGGAAAAGTCTGACAGGCAGAAAATCAAATGCCTTTAAAGACCAGGATCAGAAGCCTGCCCTTGACCCAACTAAAGTGGAGGCAGTTGTTG ATCTTGCATGCCGTAAATTTGGATGCCCTCCAGCAACTATAAAGATGTCTCTTGCCAACAAGCTAAAGGAAATAACAAAAAAGGCAGCAAACTAG